A genomic region of Streptomyces sp. R33 contains the following coding sequences:
- a CDS encoding phage tail tube protein, whose translation MAVQKYNARDVRFQIEDYTAPGTWVDIAIGGINTFTKSEEEETTDTTTFGSAGNAESYKMQIGKTLTIEGFRLRDPVSFALDPGQTIVEGMNERLGPDSLTGFRYAHVTDTTWVVWTQARVSLGDQGGGNNDEVSWSATFTRSGASTTAVKS comes from the coding sequence ATGGCAGTGCAGAAGTACAACGCGCGCGACGTGCGCTTCCAGATCGAGGACTACACCGCGCCCGGAACGTGGGTCGACATCGCGATCGGCGGCATCAATACCTTCACCAAGTCGGAGGAGGAGGAGACCACCGATACGACCACGTTCGGCAGCGCAGGCAACGCCGAGAGCTACAAGATGCAGATCGGCAAGACCTTGACGATCGAGGGGTTCCGGCTGCGGGACCCGGTCAGCTTCGCCCTCGACCCTGGTCAGACGATCGTCGAGGGGATGAACGAGCGCCTCGGCCCCGACTCGCTGACCGGGTTCCGGTACGCCCACGTCACCGACACCACGTGGGTGGTGTGGACGCAGGCCCGTGTTTCGCTCGGTGACCAGGGCGGCGGCAACAACGACGAGGTCAGCTGGTCGGCGACCTTCACCCGCTCCGGCGCGTCCACCACGGCGGTCAAGTCGTGA
- a CDS encoding minor capsid protein, which translates to MADLLDGLARYLAGQGLGVYDPTGTAGDLFLEALPSTPDVCVVLTIYDDGAEADSQIGYDDVPVQVRVRGTTDPRVSRQRCEAIRSELHGLGETTLPDGTYLLLARANAAVASIGTDENRRHEHVCNLRMQVRSVTAHRV; encoded by the coding sequence GTGGCTGACCTCCTTGACGGCCTCGCCCGGTATCTGGCCGGGCAGGGCCTCGGCGTGTACGACCCGACCGGAACCGCCGGCGACCTGTTCCTCGAGGCTCTGCCGTCCACCCCGGACGTCTGCGTCGTCCTGACGATTTACGACGACGGCGCCGAGGCCGACAGTCAGATCGGCTACGACGACGTCCCGGTGCAGGTGCGGGTCCGCGGCACCACTGACCCGCGGGTGTCGCGGCAGCGCTGCGAGGCGATCCGCTCCGAGCTGCACGGCCTCGGCGAGACCACCCTCCCCGACGGCACCTATCTGCTGCTCGCGCGCGCGAATGCCGCTGTCGCGAGCATCGGCACCGACGAGAACCGGCGCCACGAGCACGTCTGCAACCTGCGGATGCAGGTCCGCAGCGTGACCGCGCACCGCGTCTGA
- a CDS encoding P22 coat protein - protein 5 domain protein, with protein sequence MAIVRFRPEIWSARLLVALRKSLVYAGPGIVNRDYEGEISEAGDTVRITSISRPTIGTYVPNSTTITPEELTDAQRTLTIDQAKYFAFKVDDVDARQARGNVMTQGMSEAAYALADVVDQYVAGLYTQAQSANQLGTVAVTTASPTSFYDSILVPLKVKLDEANVPAAGRYCVIPPWLHGRALRDDRFIRVDASGTSEGLRNGMVGRAAGFDIVVSNNAPNPTGDDYVVQAGNSTAISFAEQINKTEAYRPENSFSDAIKGLTLYGAKVVRPDAIATALASQT encoded by the coding sequence GTGGCCATCGTTCGTTTCCGCCCGGAGATCTGGTCCGCCAGGCTCCTCGTGGCCCTGCGCAAGTCCCTGGTCTACGCAGGCCCCGGCATCGTGAACCGCGACTACGAAGGCGAGATCAGCGAGGCCGGAGATACGGTCCGCATCACCTCGATCTCCCGGCCGACGATCGGCACCTACGTGCCGAACTCGACCACCATCACCCCCGAAGAGCTGACCGACGCGCAGCGCACCCTGACCATCGACCAGGCGAAGTACTTCGCGTTCAAGGTCGATGACGTCGACGCCCGGCAGGCCCGCGGCAACGTCATGACCCAGGGCATGAGCGAGGCCGCCTACGCCCTCGCCGACGTCGTGGACCAGTACGTCGCCGGCCTTTACACGCAGGCACAGTCCGCGAACCAGCTCGGCACCGTCGCGGTCACGACCGCCAGCCCGACCTCGTTCTATGACAGCATCCTCGTACCGCTGAAGGTGAAGCTCGACGAGGCCAACGTGCCCGCCGCGGGCCGCTACTGCGTCATCCCGCCCTGGCTGCACGGCCGCGCGCTCCGCGACGACCGGTTCATCCGTGTCGACGCCTCCGGCACCAGCGAGGGCCTGCGCAACGGCATGGTCGGCCGCGCCGCTGGCTTCGACATCGTCGTCTCGAACAACGCCCCCAACCCCACCGGCGACGACTACGTCGTGCAGGCCGGCAACAGCACCGCGATCAGCTTCGCGGAGCAGATCAACAAGACCGAGGCCTACCGCCCGGAGAACAGTTTCTCCGACGCCATCAAGGGCCTGACCCTGTACGGCGCCAAGGTCGTCCGCCCCGACGCCATCGCCACCGCGCTGGCCTCGCAGACCTGA
- a CDS encoding phage minor capsid protein produces MPVSPAMAEDLAAAITMLYEDAELALITKLREALAEGIDSPRWAEIKLRSIGDLRQAVETVARALQRDANGRVAEALATAYGRGRQAAVAELGALDIGRELHARRVLPNAPAVDRLAASYADDTRPLYQRITRAVLDVFRGVSSRAAGTQLLTGITRREASQRALDEFARRGVTGFVDSAGRPWEMAAYAEMAVRSVTARAAIEGHIDAMAEVGQGLVIVSDAPLECPLCAQWEGEVLSLQGPPGPRTVRTEHAVQPSGLRGLLRPPETVAVHIAGSLPEARAAGLFHPNCRHSLSLYLPGVTTRPPHHATPGTSYADTQRQRAIERHIRRWKRAQAAAIDDVARRKAAAKVREWQAAARAHVAAHEHIDRKSAREQIGRAR; encoded by the coding sequence ATGCCCGTCTCCCCCGCCATGGCCGAGGACCTCGCCGCAGCGATCACCATGCTGTACGAGGACGCCGAGCTGGCCCTGATCACCAAGCTCCGCGAAGCCCTCGCCGAGGGCATCGACAGCCCCCGCTGGGCCGAGATCAAGCTGAGGTCGATCGGGGACCTGCGGCAAGCTGTCGAGACGGTCGCGCGCGCACTTCAGCGTGACGCCAACGGGCGCGTCGCCGAGGCCCTCGCGACCGCCTACGGGCGGGGCCGACAGGCCGCGGTGGCCGAGCTCGGCGCGCTCGACATCGGCCGCGAACTCCATGCCCGCCGGGTCCTGCCCAATGCGCCGGCCGTGGACCGGCTGGCCGCGTCGTACGCCGACGACACCCGCCCGCTGTACCAGCGCATCACCCGCGCCGTCCTCGACGTCTTCCGGGGCGTCTCCTCCCGCGCCGCCGGAACGCAGCTGCTGACCGGCATCACCCGCCGCGAGGCCAGCCAGCGGGCCCTCGACGAGTTCGCACGCCGCGGAGTCACCGGGTTCGTCGACTCCGCCGGCCGACCCTGGGAGATGGCCGCCTACGCCGAGATGGCCGTCCGCTCCGTCACCGCGCGGGCCGCGATCGAGGGCCACATCGACGCCATGGCCGAAGTCGGCCAGGGGCTCGTCATCGTCTCGGATGCCCCGCTGGAGTGCCCGCTCTGCGCGCAGTGGGAGGGCGAAGTCCTGTCCCTGCAAGGCCCGCCCGGCCCCCGCACAGTGCGCACCGAGCACGCCGTCCAGCCGAGCGGACTGCGCGGCCTGCTCCGGCCCCCGGAGACCGTCGCCGTGCACATCGCGGGCAGCCTGCCGGAAGCGCGCGCGGCGGGCCTGTTCCACCCCAACTGCCGGCACTCCCTGTCCCTGTACCTGCCTGGCGTGACGACCCGGCCGCCGCACCACGCGACCCCGGGCACCAGCTACGCCGACACGCAGCGCCAGCGTGCCATCGAGCGGCACATCCGCCGCTGGAAGCGGGCGCAGGCCGCCGCGATAGACGACGTGGCCCGCCGCAAGGCCGCCGCGAAGGTCCGCGAGTGGCAGGCCGCCGCCCGGGCCCACGTCGCAGCGCACGAGCACATCGACCGCAAGTCGGCGCGCGAGCAGATCGGCCGCGCGCGCTGA
- a CDS encoding phage portal protein, with amino-acid sequence MALPSGGPWPPAELDAVRDKTAVWDAWYCGDPDVLSSIYGGQVGTDPGGTGFYASERGGLRGRVGRAVSRWFWGSSTPPGERRSKLHVPLASDIATTGSALLFSEPPTVSSEDKATNDRLDDLVDDGLHGTLLEAAELACALGGVYLRTVWDRTLYPAPWLDVHPASHAVPEWQWGRLAAVTFWRILEADGDHVVRHLERHEPGFILHGLYQGTRDELGVRIPLTDQPATAGLAAVLGPDGDAIPTGIKQLTATYVPNMRPNRIWRGIPAAAHLGRPDIAGAEPLLDALDEVYSSWMRDVHLGKARIIVPRAYLESAGPGQGSTFDADRQIYSDLNLLPRSGDSAMITPVQFAIRVAEHRDTAQDLVEQILRTAGYSAQSFGEQGQTAVTATEVVARERQSFTTRNRKIVYWRPALAEAIETLLAIDKAVFGSTVTPQRPEIEFGDSVSEDPQTIATTVELLRRGEAASTETLVRMQHPDWEDAQITAEADKILAESGRMLSDPVATGAEGPGAPGFGGGGAA; translated from the coding sequence ATGGCTCTGCCCTCGGGTGGCCCGTGGCCGCCGGCCGAGCTCGACGCGGTACGCGACAAGACCGCAGTGTGGGACGCCTGGTACTGCGGCGACCCGGACGTCCTGTCCTCCATCTACGGCGGGCAGGTCGGCACCGACCCCGGCGGCACCGGGTTTTACGCCTCCGAACGGGGCGGGCTCCGCGGTCGCGTCGGTCGCGCGGTGTCCCGCTGGTTCTGGGGCTCGTCGACGCCTCCCGGCGAGCGCCGGTCCAAGCTGCACGTCCCGCTCGCCTCGGACATCGCCACCACCGGGTCAGCGCTGCTGTTCTCCGAGCCGCCCACCGTGAGCAGCGAGGACAAGGCCACGAACGACCGCCTCGACGACCTCGTCGACGACGGCCTGCACGGCACTCTCCTGGAGGCGGCCGAACTGGCCTGCGCGCTCGGCGGTGTGTACCTGCGGACCGTGTGGGACCGCACCCTGTACCCGGCGCCCTGGCTCGACGTGCACCCCGCCAGTCACGCCGTCCCCGAGTGGCAGTGGGGACGGCTGGCGGCGGTCACGTTCTGGCGGATCCTGGAGGCCGACGGCGACCACGTCGTCCGGCACCTGGAGCGGCATGAGCCCGGGTTCATCCTGCACGGCCTCTACCAGGGCACCCGCGACGAGCTCGGCGTACGCATCCCGCTGACCGACCAGCCGGCCACAGCCGGGCTGGCCGCCGTCCTGGGGCCGGACGGTGACGCGATCCCCACCGGGATCAAGCAGCTCACGGCCACCTACGTGCCGAACATGCGGCCCAACCGAATCTGGCGCGGCATCCCCGCCGCCGCTCACCTCGGCCGCCCGGACATCGCGGGCGCCGAGCCGCTGCTCGATGCGCTCGACGAGGTGTACTCGTCGTGGATGCGGGACGTCCACCTCGGCAAGGCCCGCATCATCGTGCCGAGGGCGTACCTGGAGTCGGCCGGCCCCGGCCAGGGCTCCACCTTCGACGCGGACCGCCAAATCTACTCCGACCTGAACCTGCTGCCCCGCTCCGGCGACTCCGCGATGATCACCCCGGTGCAGTTCGCGATCCGAGTGGCCGAGCACCGCGACACCGCGCAGGACCTGGTCGAGCAGATCCTCCGCACGGCCGGCTACAGCGCGCAGTCCTTCGGCGAGCAGGGCCAGACCGCGGTCACCGCGACCGAGGTCGTCGCCCGCGAGCGGCAGTCGTTCACGACCCGCAACCGGAAGATCGTGTACTGGCGGCCGGCGCTGGCCGAGGCCATCGAGACACTCCTGGCCATCGACAAGGCGGTGTTCGGCTCCACAGTGACCCCGCAGCGCCCCGAGATCGAGTTCGGAGACAGCGTCTCGGAGGACCCGCAGACCATCGCGACCACGGTGGAGCTGCTGCGCCGCGGCGAAGCGGCGTCCACCGAGACCCTGGTGCGCATGCAGCATCCGGACTGGGAGGACGCGCAGATCACCGCCGAGGCGGACAAGATCCTGGCGGAGTCCGGTCGGATGCTGTCCGACCCGGTGGCGACTGGCGCCGAAGGGCCAGGCGCGCCCGGATTTGGTGGTGGGGGGGCGGCCTGA
- a CDS encoding PBSX family phage terminase large subunit → MPDDLPLSRKQLLSIVQSTARINLWEGSVRSGKTIASLIRWLCYVADAPTGGELVMVGRTRDSLYRNIIAPLMNPDLFGELAQQVKYTNGAAIAYILGRAVHVLGANDAKAEPKIRGMTCAGGYADELTTLPKPFFDQLVARCSVPGAQIFATTNPDNPGHWVKRDYLRRAAETRLRTWHFRLDDNPFLDPAYVSALKSTYTGLFYRRNILGHWVQAEGAIYDSFDEARHVVTDVPHITRWLCDAIDYGTTNPYSDLLIGLGTDNRLYVVSEYRWDSRAERRKKTDAEYSAARRAWLQGVPHPQTNVLGVRPEWTVVDPSAASYIEQLHRDGVSGVTPADNAVLDGIRTVGSLFAGDRLRIHASARGLIEEIPGYSWDDDKAEKGEDAPIKLDDHSCDALRYGVRTTEALWRPHIPTLLEVA, encoded by the coding sequence ATCCCGGATGACCTGCCGCTGTCCCGTAAGCAGCTCCTGTCCATCGTCCAGAGCACGGCCCGCATCAACTTGTGGGAGGGCTCGGTCCGCTCCGGGAAGACGATTGCCAGCCTGATCCGCTGGCTCTGCTACGTCGCAGACGCGCCGACCGGCGGTGAACTCGTCATGGTCGGCCGAACCCGCGACAGCCTGTACCGCAACATCATCGCCCCGCTCATGAACCCCGACCTGTTCGGCGAGCTGGCCCAGCAGGTCAAGTACACCAACGGCGCGGCCATCGCATACATTCTCGGCCGGGCCGTGCACGTCCTCGGCGCGAACGACGCCAAGGCCGAGCCGAAGATCCGCGGCATGACCTGCGCCGGCGGCTACGCCGACGAGCTGACCACCCTGCCGAAGCCCTTCTTCGACCAGCTCGTCGCCCGCTGCTCCGTCCCCGGCGCCCAGATCTTCGCCACCACCAACCCCGACAACCCGGGGCACTGGGTGAAGCGGGACTACCTCCGCCGCGCCGCCGAGACCCGGCTGCGGACGTGGCATTTCCGCCTTGATGACAACCCGTTCCTGGACCCGGCCTACGTCTCGGCCCTGAAGAGCACGTACACCGGCCTGTTCTACCGGCGGAACATCCTCGGCCACTGGGTCCAGGCCGAGGGCGCGATTTACGACAGCTTCGACGAGGCCCGCCACGTCGTCACCGACGTTCCGCACATCACCCGCTGGCTGTGCGACGCCATCGACTACGGCACCACCAACCCCTACTCCGACCTCCTGATCGGCCTCGGCACCGACAACCGCCTGTACGTGGTCTCCGAGTACCGGTGGGACTCCCGCGCCGAGCGCCGGAAGAAGACCGACGCGGAGTACAGCGCAGCCCGCCGGGCCTGGCTCCAGGGCGTACCGCACCCGCAGACCAACGTCCTCGGCGTCCGCCCCGAATGGACCGTCGTGGACCCCTCCGCCGCCTCGTACATCGAGCAGCTGCACCGCGACGGTGTCTCCGGCGTCACCCCGGCCGACAACGCTGTGCTGGACGGGATCCGCACGGTGGGCTCGCTGTTCGCTGGGGACCGGCTCCGGATCCACGCATCCGCGCGCGGCCTGATCGAGGAGATCCCGGGCTACTCCTGGGACGACGACAAGGCCGAGAAGGGCGAGGACGCCCCGATCAAGCTGGACGACCACTCCTGTGACGCGCTCCGCTACGGCGTCCGCACGACCGAGGCCCTGTGGCGGCCGCACATTCCGACCCTGCTGGAGGTGGCGTGA
- a CDS encoding helix-turn-helix domain-containing protein: MTSPAEVTARRIPVFQMSQAGSSHREIARQLELSRATVARILATPPTQRERLALRVAQAETAVAQAVAAAQAVEAARPAYTMADDETARRWGDALRAAAAQLVSQAGAFADYYPATLADHASRGAS, from the coding sequence ATGACCAGCCCGGCCGAGGTGACCGCCCGGCGCATCCCCGTGTTCCAGATGAGCCAGGCTGGCTCATCCCACCGCGAGATTGCCCGCCAACTGGAGCTCTCCCGAGCCACCGTGGCTCGCATCCTCGCCACGCCCCCGACCCAGCGGGAACGCCTGGCGCTCAGGGTGGCTCAGGCTGAAACCGCAGTGGCTCAGGCCGTTGCCGCAGCTCAGGCCGTTGAGGCAGCCAGGCCGGCCTACACCATGGCCGACGACGAGACAGCCCGGCGCTGGGGCGACGCCCTCCGAGCCGCCGCGGCTCAGCTAGTGAGCCAGGCTGGCGCATTCGCCGACTACTACCCGGCCACACTGGCCGACCATGCGTCACGAGGAGCGTCGTGA